The following coding sequences are from one Gossypium raimondii isolate GPD5lz chromosome 4, ASM2569854v1, whole genome shotgun sequence window:
- the LOC105779295 gene encoding germin-like protein 9-3, with amino-acid sequence MASRIPTMKLLSLVLSSFVIVQIALAGDPDILSDFLVPNQNNVDGSFFTYTGMRVLVNQSTFPANFTILKASMVEFPALNGQSVSYAVLQYPASSLNPPHTHPRAAELLFLVDGSLEVGFVDTTNKLFTQSLQAGDMFIFPKGLVHYQYNADPNNPAIAISSFGSANAGTVSLPKTLFATNIDDTILAKSFKTDVSTIQALKAGLA; translated from the coding sequence ATGGCTTCAAGGATTCCCACCATGAAATTGCTTTCCCTTGTGTTATCTTCATTTGTCATTGTCCAAATAGCCCTGGCTGGTGATCCTGATATTCTTTCTGATTTTTTAGTCCCTAACCAAAACAACGTTGATGGAAGCTTCTTCACGTACACAGGGATGCGAGTCCTCGTCAACCAAAGCaccttccctgcaaatttcaCGATCCTGAAAGCTAGCATGGTGGAATTCCCAGCACTAAATGGTCAAAGTGTGTCCTACGCCGTTCTTCAATACCCTGCAAGCTCTCTCAACCCTCCACACACTCATCCTCGTGCCGCCGAGCTGCTTTTCCTCGTTGATGGGAGCCTGGAAGTTGGTTTTGTCGACACAACAAACAAGCTTTTCACTCAGAGTCTACAAGCCGGCGACATGTTTATCTTTCCTAAAGGGTTAGTGCACTATCAGTACAATGCGGATCCCAATAACCCAGCTATCGCGATTTCTTCCTTTGGAAGTGCAAATGCAGGAACCGTATCGCTCCCTAAGACCCTTTTTGCCACCAACATTGACGACACTATATTGGCTAAATCCTTCAAAACCGATGTTTCCACCATTCAAGCTCTCAAGGCTGGTCTTGCATGA
- the LOC105779097 gene encoding uncharacterized protein LOC105779097 yields the protein MKADIVVWNCQGAGYPKFHKFLKEYLRDFYPNVVLLVETRVSGFKAKCVIKKIGLPNSHKVEASGFFGRVWILWKDIVNVIVEVNNFQFVHLKVKFSVALFTGIYRSPWWVLRKDLWVAFGYIAQNVKGPWTLAGDFNALLNEDEKQGGSRKNNCTFPLFQQFCFDYSLKDIGFQGPKFTWNRGSLFECLDRARCNYQWDNLVPNSTVYHIHKIKFDHHPLAIRFGQYKTLKAPRPFRFLSSGLSHSDFGRFVNETWSNGEHLEGIQRCLERYRSRKLIELEKNLQIELEGVLDNEELLWKQKSRSDWLSLGDRNTKYFHCQASKRKRANQINSLKMDDGLWSYEEDRIKCEVVYFYRQLYTNDATNVGLFLVRNVFPILEPDLLETLDRSLSTQEVHNALFEMTPLKAPRIDGLHAQFYQL from the exons ATGAAAGCTGATATAGTTGTGTGGAACTGCCAAGGTGCAGGATAtccaaaatttcacaaatttttaaaggaatatTTGCGTGATTTTTATCCTAATGTGGTTCTTCTGGTTGAAACCAGAGTTAGTGGGTTTAAGGCAAAATGTGTTATTAAAAAGATTGGATTGCCAAATTCTCATAAAGTTGAAGCTAGTGGTTTCTTTGGGAGAGTTTGGATTTTGTGGAAGGATATTGTTAATGTGATTGTGGAagttaataattttcaattcgTGCACTTGAAAGTGAAATTTTCAGTGGCTTTGTTTACTGGGATTTATAGGAGCCCTTGGTGGGTGTTGAGAAAGGATTTATGGGTTGCTTTTGGTTATATTGCCCAGAACGTTAAGGGTCCTTGGACGTTAGCAGGTGATTTCAATGCACTGCTTAATGAAGATGAGAAACAAGGAGGTTCAAGGAAAAATAATTGTACTTTCCCTCTCTTCCaacaattttgttttgattatagTTTGAAGGATATTGGTTTTCAAGGTCCTAAGTTCACTTGGAATAGAGGTTCTTTGTTTGAATGCCTTGATCGTGCACGGTGCAATTACCAATGGGATAATTTGGTTCCTAACTCGACGGTTTATCACATTCATAAGATTAAATTTGATCATCATCCTTTAGCTATTCGTTTTGGTCAGTATAAGACTTTAAAAGCCCCTCGCCCTTTTCGTTTCTTAAGTAGTGGGCTTTCTCATAGTGATTTTGGTCGATTTGTAAATGAGACTTGGAGTAATGGCGAGCATTTGGAGGG GATTCAAAGGTGTCTTGAGAGATATCGTTCAAGAAAGCTTATTGAGTTAGAGAAAAACCTGCAAATTGAGCTCGAAGGGGTTCTTGACAATGAGGAACTCCTTTGGAAACAAAAATCACGAAGTGATTGGCTTTCGCTTGGGGATCGGAATACTAAGTATTTTCACTGTCAAGCGAGTAAAAGGAAACGAGCTAATCAAATTAATTCACTGAAGATGGATGACGGGTTGTGGAGTTATGAGGAGGATAGAATCAAATGTGAAGTAGTTTATTTCTATCGACAATTGTATACTAATGATGCAACCAATGTGGGCCTTTTTTTGGTTAGAAACGTGTTCCCTATTCTTGAGCCCGATTTGCTTGAGACACTTGATCGAAGTTTGTCTACTCAGGAAGTTCATAATGCTTTGTTTGAAATGACACCACTTAAAGCCCCGAGGATTGATGGATTGCATGCCCAATTTTATCAGTTGTAG